CCCGTCTTTCGCATCTTTCCAGTAATTCATCGAAGCGTTGCACTCTTGTCGCCCCAAAGCGCGCCAGATGCTTCTCTTTCAGCAGTTTTAGTTTGAGTTGTGCGTTGAAAGAGTCGAAAACGCTTTGAACAAAATATTCAAAGTCTGGATCCCGCTTTGCGGCGAATTCTTTGAAAGCATCTTTGGTTGATTGCTCTAAATTGGACACAGCTGAAACCGCTGCAAATCCCGCATAGCGCGCATGAAGCAAATCTGCTGCTGGGCTTGGAGCAACTCCGCTCAAGTGCGAAATGAAATCTCTTACTTGGCGCGTTGATCGTTTATTCATTCGTTACCTCCTCGATTTAGGAGGCAAAGGCTTGATAAGCAATCGTATGGCGCATTCTGAGTACATCTTCATTTGCGGTGGACTGCGATATTGCCGCTTGAAAGTCAGGGTTAGCTTTGAGTTGTTCAAATTGCGTATGGAGATCTGTGCTGAAAGGCTCCCCTATTCGTATAAGGCTTACAAATACACTTTCGAGCAAAGCTGAGTTGACCGGGCCGCGGCGGGTGAATGGTTTTTCCCCAAGCTCCGCCACTACCCGCGCTGCCACTTTGGTGAACAGATCTTCAAATTTCTTTGCGCTATCTGAATCGAAGTTAAGGTTTCGTTTCATTGACGCGGACAGGAAGTCTTTCATGGGGCGCTGATAGTTTTCGAGACTCTCAAAAAGCGCAAACAATCTGAGAATTAGTTCGACATCTTTTTGATGTTTATCTACGTTGCTCTTGCCTAGAATTTCTCGCCAATCTGAATTCCGGTTCAATTCGCGAAGGCGCTCCACTATGCGTCCCCGATAAACACAGTTTCTGATTTCTTGGGGCTTTAGCGGTGTGCCGCCTGTGTTGAGTCGCTCGAATATGTGATATGCCGCGGTAGGCTCACCTTTAGGAGACAGCTGGCGAATATTCATCGCCCTTAAGACCGCGCCACGGAGCTTTCTTTGATCGCTCTCGGTTAGCTCTGCAAACGATTTGTTTAAGAAGGGGCTCTTGGGAGACAGCCCTGCTAGCCTGAAGGTAGTCTTTTTTGATTTTTGGTCTTCTATACCGAAGAACCCTTCGAAAAAATAAACAACGCTCGTGATGCGCTGTTGCCCATCGATGACAACGTATTTATTCGACTCATCGATGTACAGGAAGACAGGCGGGATTGGGAGGCCAACCAGGAAGGACTCAATGAGCAGCGACGCTTGTTTTTGGCTCCATACAAATTCACGTTGGTAGTCCGGTATCAGTATTTCCTCGCTTCTCCACTGCTCAAAAATTCCTGAAAGGGTTAAGTCAGATGGGTAGGTGGCGATGTCGTAAGTGACATAGCTCTCCTCATCGTCCTCAGTCTCTATTTCGATATTCGCTTCTTCTATGTTCGCCATCGTTAGATCAACCTTGGGCATGGATCAAAATCAACTATAAGGGCCAGCATCGAATTGGCTTTTGCAAAAAAAGCTCGAAGGGGTGCTGGACTCGATAAAAATCGGAACTAGGATTGCAGCATTCGGATCAACGCGCAACATCGACTAGATCAATGACAAT
Above is a window of Nitrospira sp. DNA encoding:
- a CDS encoding DUF262 domain-containing protein; translation: MANIEEANIEIETEDDEESYVTYDIATYPSDLTLSGIFEQWRSEEILIPDYQREFVWSQKQASLLIESFLVGLPIPPVFLYIDESNKYVVIDGQQRITSVVYFFEGFFGIEDQKSKKTTFRLAGLSPKSPFLNKSFAELTESDQRKLRGAVLRAMNIRQLSPKGEPTAAYHIFERLNTGGTPLKPQEIRNCVYRGRIVERLRELNRNSDWREILGKSNVDKHQKDVELILRLFALFESLENYQRPMKDFLSASMKRNLNFDSDSAKKFEDLFTKVAARVVAELGEKPFTRRGPVNSALLESVFVSLIRIGEPFSTDLHTQFEQLKANPDFQAAISQSTANEDVLRMRHTIAYQAFAS